The genomic segment TGCTATTCAGCAATTAGAAAATGGTGAACTAGTGATTGACGAAGATGAAGAAAGGGATGAATTATATGAAGAGGCTGTGCGGATTGTAGTTTCAAGTTCTGCTTCCATCTCTATGCTACAGAGAAGACTTCGTATTGGTTATACCCGTGCAGCCCGGTTAATAGATATGATGGAACGGGATGGAATTGTTGGCCCGTATGCGGGAAGCAAACCCCGTGAAGTATTAATATCCGAGAGTGAGGTTGAATCAATTTTAAAAGAAATTAAAAGAAAAAAGAATCAAAGTATAATTTCTAATGATTTGAGGGATGATAAATGACAAAAGTCAAAACTGATTCACGACCATTATATATATTGGTTAAGGAAAAAATAGAAGAATTAATTTCTGATGGAACATTTAGCGAGGGGGACCGTTTGCCATCAGAAAATACACTGGCTGAAAATCTGGGAGTTAGTCGTGCTACTTTAAGAGAAGCCCTTCGGGTTATGGAAGAAGAGGGAAAAGTAATTCGCCAACAGGGTGTAGGAACATTTGTTGCATCACGTTTGCCAAAAATCCAGAAAGGAATTGAAGATTTGTACAGCGTAACCGAGACTATTAAAAGCCATGGTTTTGAACCCGGCACTGTTGGTTATAAAATATGGGAAGAAAAAATGGGTAGATTGGCTCCAATTTTTGAAGAGGATCCTGATACTTTAATGTGGGTCATTGAAAGAATTCGGACAGCTGATAAGAATCCTGTGGTTTATTGTAAAGATCATTTACCCCAGAATATTATAGCAGAAATGCCGGAACTGTCTCACTATGGTTCTGGGGAATCTATTTTTCAGGTTTTAGAAGAACAATATCATCTCCGCATTACCTATGCGGTGGCCCGAATTATTCCCATGAATGCACCTAACTGGTTGGCGGATAAATTAAAGATACCGGTTAAAACTCCAGTTTTACTTTTAGAGCAAAAGCATTATGATCACAAAGACCGTATGATCCTTTTTTCTAGAAATTATTTTAGAAATGAATTTGAATTTCATGTAGTTCGTCGTCGTAGGTAAATCCGGCATGAGGGGGTGATACAGTCAATTCATATCAGTGGACTTACCAATTTCTATACCAAATTAAGGAGTGATAATTTGTGCAAAAATATTTGAAATGGATTGCCTATTTGACTGTATTTATCCTCCTCATTGCATTTGGCTATGTTTTCTTTAAGGGGGAACGTATTAGGGAGGAACGTAGACCAGGTCCTAAGGTTCAACCCGAGGAGATTAAAGTTGGTATGGTTACTGATGTAGGCGGATTAGGTGATCAATCATTTAATGATGCTGCATATAAGGGATTAAAACGTGCAAGAGATAAATTGGGTATTAAAATAAAGGTTATAGAATCTTCAGATATGACTTCTTATGTTCCAAATCTGACTAGCCTTGCAGAACAGGATTATGACCTGGTTTGGGCTATTGGAGTTTTGATGCAGGATGCTTTAGCAACAGTTGCAGAAGATTTACCGGATACCAATTTTGGAATAGTTGATGCAGTTGTTGATAAGGATAATGTTTACTCCGCTACCTTTAAAGAAGAGGAAGGTTCTTTCTTATGTGGTGTAGTAGCAGGGATGATGACAAAATCTAATAAAATAGGTTTTGTCGGTGGAATGGATTTACCAACAATTCGCAAATTTGAAGCAGGATATCGTGCTGGAATCAAAGCAGTTAATCCGGATGCGGAATTGATTGTCACTTATACGGGGGTTTTTGATGATCCCAATAAAGGAAAAGAACAGGCACTGGCTCTTTTTGGGAGGGGGGTTGATGTAGTTTATCATGCTTCCGGTGCGTGTGGTGTTGGAGTGATAAAAGCTGCGCAAGAACAGGATAAATATGCAATCGGTGTAGATATGCCCCAGAGTCATCTGGCCCCTGACCATGTATTGACAAGTATGATCAAACGGGTTGACCTTGCTGTCTATGAAGGTGCTAAACTGATTAAAGAGGGGAATTTCAAAGGTGGAACCCATAAAGTCTACGGTTTAAAAGAGGGTGGTGTAGGTTTAGAAGAAGATCAACTAAAAAAAATGACACCTAAAGAAGTACAGGATAAAGTTGAGGAGATGCGCCGAAAGATTATTAATGGTGAAATTAAAGTTCCAACAACTAGAGAAGATTCAGAAGATTTTACTCTTTAGCAATTGTTCTGAAATGGGTTAGGTGATCTCTTGACACCTAACCTATTTAATGATATGATACCTCTATCTGATATATGTTTTTTATAAGTTATACGAAAGGAGGATAATTTATGACCAATGTAATTGAAATGAAGGGGATTACGAAAGTTTTTCCCGGAGTAGTTGCTAATGATAATATTAATTTTGAATTGAAAAAGGGTGAAATACATGCCCTTCTTGGTGAGAATGGAGCAGGGAAAACTACTTTGATGAAGATTTTATATGGATTGTACAGGCCAACCAGTGGGGAAATTTATGTTAATGGTAAGCGTGTTGATATTGATTCTCCAAACAAAGCTATCGAATTAGGGATTGGAATGGTGCATCAACATTTTATGTTGATTCCACCCTTTACGGTAGCAGAAAATATCGTGTTGGGTTCAGAACCAGCACAGATGGGAGTTCTGGATACTGAGGAGATGATTAGACAGGTAGAAGAGATTTCTGACAGGTATGGTTTAAGTGTAGATCCAAGAGCTAAGGTACAGGATATCTCAGTGGGGATGCAGCAGAGAGTTGAGATTTTAAAAGCTCTCTATCGTGGAGCTGATATTCTCATTTTAGATGAACCAACTGCTGTTTTAACTCCCCAGGAAGTTCAAGAACTGATTGCAATTATGGATAAACTGACTGAGCAGGGTAAATCCATTATCTTTATTACCCATAAGCTTAAAGAGGTTAAAGCTATCAGTGATCGGGTAACTGTAATTCGAAGAGGTAAAGTGATTGATACTGTAAATACTGAAGATGTAGATACCCATGAACTAGCTCGAATGATGGTTGGTCGGGAGGTTATTTTGGAAGTTGAAAAAGAACCTGCTAAACCTGGTGAAACAATATTAAAAGTAGAAAATCTCCATGCTTTGAATGATAGAGGATTACCTGCTTTAAGGGGAGTTTCCTTTGAAGTTAGAGCAGGGGAGATTTTAGGGATTGCTGGAGTTGAGGGTAATGGTCAATCTGAATTAACAGAAGTTTTGACAGGATTGCGTCCTTTAACTGAAGGTAGTATTGAATTTAGAGGCGAAGAAGTCAGTCGTCTGACAACACGTCAACGGATAGAGGCAGGCATATCTTATATTCCTGAAGACCGTCACAAGCGTGGACTGGTTCTGGATTATTCTCTGTCAGATAACATGATTTTAGGACATCATTATAAAAAACCATTTGCCAAAGGAATTAACTTAAACTATCCTGTAATTCATTCTAATGCACGGGAGTTGATTGAAGAATTTGATGTCAGGACACCTAATGAAGAGGCACTGGCGAAAAATCTTTCTGGAGGTAATCAACAAAAAGTAATTATCGCCCGGGAGCTCAGTAGAGATCCTGATCTTCTCATTGCTGCTCAGCCAACACGGGGTGTTGATGTGGGAGCTATTGAGTTTATTCACAAAAGGATTGTTGAACAACGGGATGCTGGTAAAGCTGTTCTCTTGATTTCTCTTGAACTGGATGAAATCCTGTCTCTAAGTGACCGGATTGCTGTTATTTATGAAGGTCAAATTGTAGATATTATAGATGCGAAAGATGCTACAGAAGAGGAATTAGGCCTGATGATGGCCGGGGCAGGTAAACGTAAAGAACAGTAGAAAGGGAGGTCAATAGAGTGAAAGAAGTAAAAGGTTTTGAATGGCGAAAAGCTATAAACTTTCAGTTGTTAGGTAATCTGGTTGTTCCTATTATTGCTGTTATATTCGCAATGGTTATTGGCGCTATCTTCATGGTTTCTATTGGTGCAAATCCTTTTGAAGCTTATTGGGTTTTAGTAAAAAGTTCTTTTGGTGGTACCCGCAATATCTTTGAAACCCTGGTTAATGCTACACCTTTGATCTTTACGGGTCTTTCTGTGGCATTTGCTTTTCGCTGTGGACTCTTTAATATCGGTGGAGAAGGACAGTTTTTAGTGGCATATATAACCGCTGCCTGGGTGGGTGCTTTTTTCAATATGCCAATGTGGATTCACATTCCTCTAACCCTTCTAGCAGCAATGTTGGCAGGGGCAATTTGGGGTGGAATTCCAGGATTGCTCAAGGCCAAATTAGGGGTTCATGAGGTTATCAGTACCATTATGTTTAACTATATTGGTTTATATCTCGTTAATCTGTTAATTAGAACAGTGCTTATGGCTCCTGGTACTTTACCAGCAACACCTAAGATTGCCAAGACAGCTCAATTTGCACGGTTTATCCGGGGCAGTCGTTTGAATTGGTCAATATTTGTGGCAGCTTTAGCAGCACTAATTATCTATTGGATTTTATGGAAGACAACCATCGGATATGAAGTGCGTGCTGTTGGATTAAATCCATTTGCTGCTGAGTATGGCGGTATTAGTGTTGCACGGAATATAATTCTTGCCATGGCCATCAGTGGTGCGCTCTCTGGACTGGCTGGTGCATCTCAGGTTATGGGTTTAGAGTTACGGGCCCTTCAGCCATTTGGTTTTATTGGCCATGGTTTTACAGGAATAGCAGTGGCTTTATTGGGTAAAAACCATCCTGTTGGTATCATTTTGGGTGCACTTCTATTTGGTACTTTACAGCGGGGTGCGAATATGATGCAGAGTATTGCCGGAGTTCCAAAAGAGGTTATTCATATTATTCAAGCCATAATTATCTTCTTTGTAGCTTCCGACTATGCAGTACGGAAGATTTATCGCAAGATAAAAGCTAAACAAGCAAAAAGGGAGGTAAATGAATAATGGATGTAATAGCCTTGATTTTGGCCTCTGGACTCCGTTCCGCTACTCCGCTGATGTATGCTGCTATTGGTGGTATCTTCTCTGAAAGATCCGGAGTTGTTAATATTGCACTGGAAGGTATTATGTTAACAGGGGCTTTTACCGCTATGTTGGCTTCTTATTATACCGGTAGTCCCTGGTTGGGAGTATTAATTGCCATGATTGCTGGTGGGTTAATCTCTTTGATTCATGCTTTTGTATCCATTGAGTTCCGTGCTAATCAGGTTGTTAGCGGTGTAGCTATAAACCTATTAGCAAGCGGATTGACCAGTTTCTTTTTGCGTGCTATTTTTAAACATGCTGGCCAATCCCCAAGTGTTAATAGTTTGGGTAAACTTCCAATTCCGATAATTAAAGATATTCCGTTTATTGGGACAATCTTGAGTGGACATTCACCATTGGTATATCTTGCTCTGTTATCTATTGTCTTAGCTCATTTTGTGCTTTTTAAAACAACTTTTGGTTTAAGGGTACGGGCAGTAGGTGAGCATCCAGAAGCTGCTGATACAGTTGGAATAAATGTCAAAAAAATCCGTTATATTTGTGTAGTTATCAGTGGAATTATGGCTGGAATCGGTGGAGCTACTTTGTCCATTGGACTTTTAGATCTTTTCACAGAAGATATGACAGCTGGACGCGGTTTTATTGCACTTGCAGCTGTAATCTTTGGTAAATGGACACCATTTGGTGCATTTGTAGCAACACTTCTTTTCGGTATTGCAGATGCAATGCAAATGCTGGCCCAGACATTACAGATTACTTTCTTACCACGTGAAATTTGGCTTATGTTACCTTATATCCTGACTCTCTTTGCTCTGGCTGGATTTATCGGTCGGGCAACTCCACCTGCAGCCAGTGGTCAACCATATGATAAAGAAGACTAAATCTAAAAGTAGGCATATTTGCCTACTTTTTCTTTTAAATAATGTAATGATTCTACTATAAAAAGCTTAATTTTTCGCTTCAAAATAATTTTTTCGAACCATCTGAAGTTTGATTTCAGTCGAAATAAGGCCTCATCACAGGATGTGATGAGGCCTTATTTCGACTGAAATCTCACTAAGATGGTTTAACGAAAAATTACTATGGCACTCAAAATTAGCTTTTTGCAGTTTAATCATATAATATTATAAATGTAGATAATTATTTTGTATATAAAAAAAGGGAAAAGACAGTTTTTATCGAAATAAAATAGTTAGGACAAGGCCGGGTGATAATATGAATAAATATTATCTGGAATACAAAATTTTAAATGATCGTCCTGGTTTGTTGGGAGATGTAGCATCTCTAATCGGGATGTTAAAGCTAAATATTCAAACTATTAGTTCTATTGAAGGTAACAAACGGGGGCTTTTATTGAATTTTAATACAATGCAGCAATTAGAATCTTTGTATTTAGCATTAAAAGAGGTTCAGGATTTAGAGGTTAAAATTTTCCGTGAACCTCAAGAGCTGGATTTACTTGCTTTAAAACACGGAAAACGGATTCAAAAAACTTCAGAAAACCCGCCTACTTTTCGTTTTGAACGGAAAGAGTTAGATTATCTAATAGATTTTCTGGGAGGAAGATTAACAAAGAAATCTGATATTTTTGTAGGTTTTCGAGGTTCGCCACGGGTTGGAAAAACTGAAACAGCAATTGCTGCTTCTGTCCATGCAAATAAACCCTGGATACTTATTTCATCAACTCTTTTGAAAAAAATAGTACGGACTAATCTGGATAATGAAATTTTAGAAAATGGTACTATATTGATAATAGATGCTATTACTACTTTTTATCGTTCTTTTCCTGAACATATTGAATTTGTAAAAAATCTTTTAAATAAAAAAATTCCCAGGATTGTGGAGCATCCTGATGTTCTTGTTAGAGAAACGAATATAAAACTTAGTGATTTTGATTTAATTATAGAATTAAATAATGATGAAGATAAAGAGAATGAAGAAGGAGAGTATATTAAAGGGTATGGTTTTTATTCTTTTGACATCAGTTAGTAAGGAGGGTAAAGAATGAAGGAGATAGGACAGAAGCTAAGAGAAGCACGGGAGGAAAAAGGGTTAAGTTTGAAAGATATATCCGAAAAGACCAGGATTCGAACTATATATTTAAAGGCCATTGAAGAGGGAAATTTCGATAAAATTCCTGGAATAATTTATGCGAAGGGGTTCATAAAGGCATATGCACAGGTAGTGGGGTTAGACCCAATTGAACTTCTTAAAGAGCTTCAAATTCAAGAAGATGCTCCTGATTTATCAGAGGTTACAATTATGAGGCATGATTCATCTAAAAAAATTGGAAAAATTCTAATTGTATTATTGATTTTAGCTATTTTAGCGGCTGCATTTTTCTTTGTAAGAAATCTCTGGGTCACTATTCAAAATGAAACAATTCCCCAGTTGCTAGATACGGAAAGAAAATCTGATTCTATTAATGTCCAGTTAGATGAAAGTAAAGAAGTTTCTTTTAATAAGGTAAGTTTTGAAACAGAAGTCGATTCAGATTATGGGATGGAAATGCTTATGGCAAAAGAATCGTATGATGTTTCTAATCCGGAAACCATAGATATTTCTGAACAGGAATTAGTCATATCCGACCAGCGAAAAGATCAAAAAAATGATCAGCAAAAAAAAGTCCGGGATCAAAAACCTGAAAATATTGATATTGAACCGAAAATAGTAGCTTCAGAAACAGAAGAACCTAAAATAATACCAGAAATTACTACTTTAGTAGAATCTGAACATAAGGAAGAAATTACAACTTCAAAAAAATTTGAATCTAAGGAAAAACAGGTTGAATCTATTGATTTAAAACCAGAGAAAAGACAGACTGTAGTTACTAAATTGGGCCAAAGTGAGAAAAGGGAATTAAATCAGATTCAAGTGATTGCCAATGAGACGTCTTGGGTTCGTATTTCTGTTGATGGAAAAATATTGTTTCAGGGATTAATAAAAAAAGGAGAGACACGGTTGTTTGAAGGAAGTAAAATACAGCTTCGTACCAATAATGCAGCAGGTATTCAGGTTAATTTTCGTGGAATATTGTTAGGACCTTTTGGCAAAAAA from the Anoxybacter fermentans genome contains:
- a CDS encoding ABC transporter ATP-binding protein: MTNVIEMKGITKVFPGVVANDNINFELKKGEIHALLGENGAGKTTLMKILYGLYRPTSGEIYVNGKRVDIDSPNKAIELGIGMVHQHFMLIPPFTVAENIVLGSEPAQMGVLDTEEMIRQVEEISDRYGLSVDPRAKVQDISVGMQQRVEILKALYRGADILILDEPTAVLTPQEVQELIAIMDKLTEQGKSIIFITHKLKEVKAISDRVTVIRRGKVIDTVNTEDVDTHELARMMVGREVILEVEKEPAKPGETILKVENLHALNDRGLPALRGVSFEVRAGEILGIAGVEGNGQSELTEVLTGLRPLTEGSIEFRGEEVSRLTTRQRIEAGISYIPEDRHKRGLVLDYSLSDNMILGHHYKKPFAKGINLNYPVIHSNARELIEEFDVRTPNEEALAKNLSGGNQQKVIIARELSRDPDLLIAAQPTRGVDVGAIEFIHKRIVEQRDAGKAVLLISLELDEILSLSDRIAVIYEGQIVDIIDAKDATEEELGLMMAGAGKRKEQ
- a CDS encoding GntR family transcriptional regulator; protein product: MTKVKTDSRPLYILVKEKIEELISDGTFSEGDRLPSENTLAENLGVSRATLREALRVMEEEGKVIRQQGVGTFVASRLPKIQKGIEDLYSVTETIKSHGFEPGTVGYKIWEEKMGRLAPIFEEDPDTLMWVIERIRTADKNPVVYCKDHLPQNIIAEMPELSHYGSGESIFQVLEEQYHLRITYAVARIIPMNAPNWLADKLKIPVKTPVLLLEQKHYDHKDRMILFSRNYFRNEFEFHVVRRRR
- a CDS encoding BMP family lipoprotein, with product MQKYLKWIAYLTVFILLIAFGYVFFKGERIREERRPGPKVQPEEIKVGMVTDVGGLGDQSFNDAAYKGLKRARDKLGIKIKVIESSDMTSYVPNLTSLAEQDYDLVWAIGVLMQDALATVAEDLPDTNFGIVDAVVDKDNVYSATFKEEEGSFLCGVVAGMMTKSNKIGFVGGMDLPTIRKFEAGYRAGIKAVNPDAELIVTYTGVFDDPNKGKEQALALFGRGVDVVYHASGACGVGVIKAAQEQDKYAIGVDMPQSHLAPDHVLTSMIKRVDLAVYEGAKLIKEGNFKGGTHKVYGLKEGGVGLEEDQLKKMTPKEVQDKVEEMRRKIINGEIKVPTTREDSEDFTL
- a CDS encoding helix-turn-helix domain-containing protein, coding for MKEIGQKLREAREEKGLSLKDISEKTRIRTIYLKAIEEGNFDKIPGIIYAKGFIKAYAQVVGLDPIELLKELQIQEDAPDLSEVTIMRHDSSKKIGKILIVLLILAILAAAFFFVRNLWVTIQNETIPQLLDTERKSDSINVQLDESKEVSFNKVSFETEVDSDYGMEMLMAKESYDVSNPETIDISEQELVISDQRKDQKNDQQKKVRDQKPENIDIEPKIVASETEEPKIIPEITTLVESEHKEEITTSKKFESKEKQVESIDLKPEKRQTVVTKLGQSEKRELNQIQVIANETSWVRISVDGKILFQGLIKKGETRLFEGSKIQLRTNNAAGIQVNFRGILLGPFGKKGEYIEKVFGE
- a CDS encoding ABC transporter permease encodes the protein MDVIALILASGLRSATPLMYAAIGGIFSERSGVVNIALEGIMLTGAFTAMLASYYTGSPWLGVLIAMIAGGLISLIHAFVSIEFRANQVVSGVAINLLASGLTSFFLRAIFKHAGQSPSVNSLGKLPIPIIKDIPFIGTILSGHSPLVYLALLSIVLAHFVLFKTTFGLRVRAVGEHPEAADTVGINVKKIRYICVVISGIMAGIGGATLSIGLLDLFTEDMTAGRGFIALAAVIFGKWTPFGAFVATLLFGIADAMQMLAQTLQITFLPREIWLMLPYILTLFALAGFIGRATPPAASGQPYDKED
- a CDS encoding DUF3388 domain-containing protein; translated protein: MNKYYLEYKILNDRPGLLGDVASLIGMLKLNIQTISSIEGNKRGLLLNFNTMQQLESLYLALKEVQDLEVKIFREPQELDLLALKHGKRIQKTSENPPTFRFERKELDYLIDFLGGRLTKKSDIFVGFRGSPRVGKTETAIAASVHANKPWILISSTLLKKIVRTNLDNEILENGTILIIDAITTFYRSFPEHIEFVKNLLNKKIPRIVEHPDVLVRETNIKLSDFDLIIELNNDEDKENEEGEYIKGYGFYSFDIS
- a CDS encoding ABC transporter permease: MKEVKGFEWRKAINFQLLGNLVVPIIAVIFAMVIGAIFMVSIGANPFEAYWVLVKSSFGGTRNIFETLVNATPLIFTGLSVAFAFRCGLFNIGGEGQFLVAYITAAWVGAFFNMPMWIHIPLTLLAAMLAGAIWGGIPGLLKAKLGVHEVISTIMFNYIGLYLVNLLIRTVLMAPGTLPATPKIAKTAQFARFIRGSRLNWSIFVAALAALIIYWILWKTTIGYEVRAVGLNPFAAEYGGISVARNIILAMAISGALSGLAGASQVMGLELRALQPFGFIGHGFTGIAVALLGKNHPVGIILGALLFGTLQRGANMMQSIAGVPKEVIHIIQAIIIFFVASDYAVRKIYRKIKAKQAKREVNE